Genomic window (Phragmites australis chromosome 5, lpPhrAust1.1, whole genome shotgun sequence):
ATGGAATGCTGATTAATATATTTATCTGGAGATGCATCTCCTGTTCTGGACTGTGTTACCCGGACACCCGTGTCCAAAATTTTTTGCCGAGTCGGACACTCGTGTATCcgtgtcggattccgacacccgtgcCGGATTCCAAGTACTATTTGGCGTGTCCcaaatttttttgccgaatcggacaccccgaCACGAGTCGGACTCCGACACCCGCACCCGTGTCCATGTAACACAAGTTCTGGACTGATGTCTCTTGTCTTCTGTTTTAAAATTGTCTAGCGCCTCTGAAGAAGGCTGATAGCAAGACTCAAGCCTTGAAGGTTGCCAAGGCGGTTAAGTCTGGGTCAACCAAGAGGAAGGCCAAGAAGATCCGCACATCCGTGACATTTCACCGGCCAAAGACTCTCAAGAAGCCGAGAGACCCAAAATACCCAAGAGTCAGTGCACCAGGGAGGAACAAGCTTGACCAGTACCAAATCCTCAAGTACCCCCTTACGACTGAATCTGCGATGAAGAA
Coding sequences:
- the LOC133919278 gene encoding large ribosomal subunit protein uL23-like, whose protein sequence is MAPKAPLKKADSKTQALKVAKAVKSGSTKRKAKKIRTSVTFHRPKTLKKPRDPKYPRVSAPGRNKLDQYQILKYPLTTESAMKKIEDNNTLVFIVDLKADKKMIKAAVKKMYDIQAKKVNTLIRPDGKKKAYVKLTPDYDALDVANKIGII